From Enterococcus mediterraneensis, the proteins below share one genomic window:
- a CDS encoding DUF6414 family protein: MVNKEELLFGKVIYLDEQAIMDFLELNNDGDESKVIKKVSESVAAIEAEASVGKGFFDFAKIRLSGNAAHKKNNLVETRITSTIISSFKKVIDSNNTNIISLTNVNLFIYKDSPAYYRNLVPVLNMIDDISKLSTLSAEEKANFDGLKIQEMERTLDLLSGYYEFICEDQEGKKMITRFNISGLRNNYTLQDLTKMDLHLFGIQVGTANDANLEFGHMMDNIIQEKSSNMKSEDFDEEQRQEKLNLRLPIIDILMAGV, encoded by the coding sequence ATGGTGAATAAAGAGGAATTATTATTTGGTAAAGTTATTTATCTTGATGAACAAGCAATAATGGACTTTTTAGAGTTAAATAATGACGGAGATGAATCCAAAGTAATTAAAAAAGTTTCTGAGTCTGTCGCAGCAATTGAAGCGGAAGCATCTGTCGGTAAAGGATTTTTCGATTTTGCAAAAATTAGATTGTCAGGGAATGCTGCACACAAAAAGAACAATCTCGTTGAAACTCGAATTACTAGCACAATCATTAGTAGTTTTAAAAAAGTTATTGACTCAAATAATACAAACATAATATCTTTAACAAATGTGAATCTTTTCATTTATAAGGACTCACCAGCATATTATAGAAATTTAGTTCCAGTATTAAATATGATTGATGATATCAGTAAATTATCGACTCTAAGTGCTGAGGAAAAAGCTAATTTTGACGGATTAAAGATTCAAGAAATGGAACGCACCTTGGATTTATTGTCTGGTTATTATGAATTTATTTGTGAAGATCAAGAAGGTAAAAAAATGATAACTAGATTTAACATCTCTGGACTTAGGAATAACTATACCCTGCAAGACTTAACCAAAATGGATTTACATCTATTTGGAATACAGGTTGGTACAGCAAACGATGCTAATTTGGAATTTGGACATATGATGGATAATATCATTCAAGAAAAGTCCAGCAATATGAAAAGTGAAGATTTTGATGAAGAACAGAGACAGGAAAAGTTAAATTTACGGCTTCCGATAATTGATATACTTATGGCAGGTGTTTGA
- the lepA gene encoding translation elongation factor 4, with product MNIEEMKKRREKIRNFSIIAHIDHGKSTLADRILEQTHTVTSREMQNQLLDSMDLERERGITIKLNAVELNYTAKDGETYIFHLIDTPGHVDFTYEVSRSLAACEGAILVVDAAQGIEAQTLANVYLALDNDLEILPVINKIDLPAADPERVRKEIEDVIGIDASEAVLASAKSGIGIEEILEQIVEYVPEPTGDLEAPLKALIFDSVYDSYRGVVLNVRIMDGVVRPGDKIQLMSNGKTFDVTEVGVFSPKAIQRDYLMVGDVGYITAAIKTVQDTQVGDTVTLANNPAAEALHGYRKMNPMVFCGLYPIDTSRYNDLREALEKLQLNDAALQFEPETSQALGFGFRCGFLGLLHMDVVQERLEREFNLELITTAPSVIYHVNKTDGTQVVVDNPADFPEPVTIESVEEPYVKAQIMVPNDYVGAVMELSQRKRGDFVTMDYLDEYRVNVVYEIPLSEIVFDFFDKLKSSTKGYASLDYEMSGYRPSKLVKMDILLNAEKVDALSFIVHRDFAYERGKAIVEKLKKLIPRQQFEVPVQAAIGQKIVARSDIKALRKNVLAKCYGGDVSRKRKLLEKQKEGKKRMKQIGSVEVPQEAFMAVLKMDEDEPKK from the coding sequence ATGAATATAGAAGAAATGAAGAAAAGACGTGAGAAAATCCGGAATTTTTCCATTATTGCCCATATCGACCATGGGAAATCCACATTAGCGGACCGGATCTTGGAACAAACTCACACAGTTACTTCCCGTGAAATGCAAAATCAATTGCTGGATTCCATGGATCTTGAACGAGAACGCGGAATCACAATTAAGTTGAATGCCGTAGAATTGAATTATACAGCCAAAGATGGCGAAACATACATCTTTCATCTGATCGATACACCGGGGCACGTGGACTTTACCTATGAAGTTTCGCGAAGTCTTGCCGCTTGTGAAGGAGCGATCCTAGTCGTGGATGCGGCGCAAGGGATCGAAGCTCAAACATTGGCGAATGTTTACTTAGCATTAGACAATGATTTGGAGATCTTGCCAGTTATCAACAAAATCGATTTGCCGGCCGCTGATCCTGAACGTGTCCGTAAAGAGATCGAAGACGTGATCGGAATCGATGCCAGCGAAGCGGTATTGGCCAGTGCAAAATCTGGAATCGGGATCGAAGAAATCTTGGAACAAATCGTAGAATACGTTCCAGAACCAACGGGAGATTTAGAGGCGCCGTTAAAAGCATTGATCTTTGACTCTGTCTATGACTCTTACCGCGGTGTCGTGCTGAATGTTCGGATCATGGACGGTGTTGTCCGTCCCGGAGATAAGATCCAATTGATGAGCAACGGCAAAACCTTTGATGTTACAGAAGTCGGTGTCTTTTCACCAAAAGCGATTCAACGGGATTATTTGATGGTGGGAGATGTTGGTTATATCACCGCAGCTATCAAAACCGTTCAAGACACGCAAGTAGGGGATACCGTCACATTGGCGAATAATCCTGCCGCTGAAGCACTGCACGGGTACCGTAAAATGAATCCAATGGTTTTCTGCGGATTGTATCCGATCGATACGTCACGATACAATGATTTGCGAGAAGCGTTGGAAAAATTACAATTGAACGATGCTGCTTTGCAATTTGAACCAGAAACATCCCAAGCGTTGGGCTTTGGTTTCCGTTGCGGATTTTTAGGCCTATTGCACATGGATGTAGTCCAAGAACGCTTGGAACGAGAATTCAATCTGGAATTGATTACCACTGCGCCATCGGTTATCTATCATGTGAACAAAACAGACGGCACTCAAGTTGTAGTCGATAACCCAGCAGATTTTCCGGAACCTGTGACTATTGAAAGCGTGGAAGAGCCTTACGTTAAAGCTCAGATCATGGTACCAAACGATTACGTAGGTGCAGTGATGGAGCTTTCCCAACGAAAACGCGGCGATTTCGTCACGATGGATTATCTGGATGAGTATCGGGTCAACGTGGTCTATGAGATTCCATTATCAGAAATCGTGTTTGACTTCTTCGATAAGTTGAAATCCAGCACCAAAGGCTATGCTTCATTAGATTATGAAATGTCCGGCTACCGACCAAGCAAACTGGTTAAGATGGATATCTTGTTGAATGCTGAAAAAGTCGATGCCTTGAGCTTTATCGTTCACCGCGACTTTGCTTATGAACGCGGCAAAGCAATCGTTGAAAAACTGAAAAAACTGATCCCTCGCCAACAATTTGAGGTGCCAGTCCAAGCAGCAATCGGCCAAAAAATCGTGGCTCGTTCCGATATCAAAGCCCTACGTAAAAATGTCTTGGCAAAATGTTACGGTGGGGATGTCTCCCGTAAACGGAAACTGTTAGAGAAACAAAAAGAAGGTAAGAAACGGATGAAACAGATCGGTTCTGTGGAAGTACCGCAAGAAGCCTTCATGGCCGTTCTGAAAATGGACGAGGACGAACCTAAGAAGTAG
- a CDS encoding nucleoside 2-deoxyribosyltransferase encodes MKTYFAAPMFAKSDLLYNASLVTELRSKYPELEIYLPQENEAINDKNAYADSKMIALADTEKVLESELMIALLDGLSIDAGVASEIGVAYAKNIPVLALYTDSRQQGGTNQKKLDALSQVGENQFHYINLYTVGLVKLNGQLFATEEELFQGISDFLERNPEQ; translated from the coding sequence ATGAAAACTTATTTTGCCGCACCGATGTTTGCCAAAAGCGATTTGCTTTACAACGCTAGTTTGGTGACAGAGCTAAGGTCAAAATATCCTGAACTTGAAATCTACCTGCCGCAAGAAAATGAAGCGATCAACGATAAAAATGCTTATGCCGACAGCAAAATGATCGCTTTGGCTGATACGGAAAAGGTTTTAGAAAGCGAATTGATGATCGCGTTGTTAGATGGTTTGTCCATCGATGCCGGGGTCGCATCAGAGATCGGGGTCGCTTATGCTAAGAATATTCCTGTCTTGGCGTTATATACTGACAGTCGTCAACAAGGCGGCACAAATCAGAAAAAATTGGATGCATTAAGCCAAGTCGGTGAAAATCAATTCCATTATATCAATCTCTATACTGTAGGATTAGTAAAACTAAATGGTCAATTATTTGCGACAGAAGAAGAACTTTTCCAAGGGATTTCTGATTTTCTAGAAAGGAATCCAGAGCAATGA
- a CDS encoding aspartate/glutamate racemase family protein has protein sequence MEIAIMAGTPIDTQMGAALIDDLDAELILAPVSKNPSEQTFFQTQPYEKREAFLRKKLAELIQQGTDLLLVYCNSLSGSFDFDRLSEEFALPIITPFQIYREIAPDYERIGVLAANAQGAAGIETVLVQTNPTAEVYSITNLSWVKAVENQRPPKEIVEDFGLLETTDYFKKNKVEAILIGCTHFPYFLKEYQETTPILCINPDTLLHEKIAAFLPR, from the coding sequence ATGGAAATAGCAATCATGGCGGGAACGCCGATCGATACGCAAATGGGGGCGGCGTTGATCGATGATCTGGATGCAGAACTCATTCTAGCCCCCGTTTCAAAAAATCCAAGTGAACAAACCTTTTTTCAAACACAACCCTATGAAAAAAGAGAAGCATTTCTTAGAAAAAAACTAGCGGAACTGATCCAACAAGGAACTGATCTACTGCTGGTGTATTGCAACTCTCTCAGCGGGTCATTTGATTTTGATCGATTGTCCGAAGAATTTGCTTTGCCGATCATCACGCCCTTTCAAATCTACCGCGAAATAGCCCCAGATTATGAACGAATCGGTGTACTGGCGGCAAATGCCCAAGGAGCGGCAGGGATCGAAACGGTATTGGTCCAAACAAATCCGACAGCGGAAGTTTACAGTATCACCAACCTTTCTTGGGTAAAGGCTGTTGAAAATCAGCGACCGCCAAAAGAGATCGTTGAAGATTTTGGATTGCTGGAAACAACAGATTATTTTAAGAAAAATAAAGTAGAAGCCATTTTGATCGGCTGTACCCATTTTCCATATTTTTTAAAGGAATATCAGGAAACTACCCCAATCTTGTGCATCAATCCTGATACTTTGCTGCATGAAAAAATCGCAGCTTTTTTACCAAGGTAA
- a CDS encoding dihydrolipoyl dehydrogenase family protein has protein sequence MKKFDAVVIGSGVAGLSAAFGLKKSGKTVAIVENDLWGGTCPNRGCDPKKVLIAAVEAKDHVDQLKEKGFAASPDIQWSELMAFKRTFTEPVPQSRQDSLQKSGIETLVGSARFLDAHQLQVGETVIQSKQFLIATGQRPMILDIEGKEFFKTSTDFLDLDVLPKRIAFVGAGYVSIELATIAQAAGAEVSIIHHNDQPLKAFDKDLVGELMEQLKERGVQLDFNVDLQKITKNSDDSYQLQGQGFEKEVDLVICATGRIPNVETLQLENAGVAYDKHGIIVNEFLQTSVPTIFASGDVLAKRIPKLTPVSTYEANYVVKAMDKIGEAIHYPSIPTIVFGSPKLAQVGVTAKEAVEHPEKYTIREKDLTSWFTYHRVNEPVAKAKLIFENKQLVGATTLSGHADELINLLAIAIDKKINAAEIKRFIMGYPTTASDLSYLL, from the coding sequence ATGAAAAAATTTGATGCAGTTGTTATTGGTTCAGGAGTTGCCGGTCTTAGTGCCGCATTTGGTTTGAAAAAATCAGGGAAAACTGTGGCGATTGTTGAAAATGATCTTTGGGGCGGGACGTGTCCTAACCGGGGCTGTGATCCCAAAAAGGTATTGATTGCCGCTGTCGAAGCAAAAGATCATGTCGATCAGCTGAAAGAAAAAGGATTTGCCGCTTCACCAGATATCCAGTGGAGTGAGTTGATGGCCTTCAAACGGACATTTACAGAACCGGTACCTCAGTCAAGACAAGATTCCTTGCAAAAATCAGGTATCGAAACACTAGTCGGGTCAGCCCGCTTTTTAGACGCCCATCAGCTTCAAGTAGGCGAAACAGTGATCCAATCAAAACAATTTTTGATCGCGACAGGACAACGACCAATGATTTTAGATATCGAAGGAAAAGAATTTTTCAAAACAAGTACGGATTTTCTTGATTTAGACGTATTACCAAAACGAATCGCTTTTGTAGGTGCCGGCTATGTCTCTATCGAATTGGCAACCATCGCACAAGCAGCTGGCGCAGAAGTTTCTATCATCCATCATAATGATCAGCCGTTGAAAGCATTTGATAAAGATCTAGTGGGTGAATTGATGGAGCAGTTGAAAGAACGAGGCGTCCAATTAGATTTTAATGTCGATCTGCAAAAGATCACGAAAAATTCAGACGACAGCTATCAATTGCAAGGTCAAGGCTTTGAAAAAGAGGTCGATCTAGTGATTTGTGCCACCGGACGTATCCCGAATGTTGAAACACTGCAATTGGAAAATGCCGGTGTGGCCTATGACAAACACGGAATCATTGTCAACGAATTCTTACAAACTTCCGTACCGACGATTTTCGCCAGTGGAGATGTTTTAGCAAAAAGGATCCCTAAATTGACGCCGGTTTCGACATATGAAGCAAACTATGTGGTGAAAGCAATGGATAAGATTGGAGAAGCTATCCATTATCCATCGATCCCAACGATCGTTTTCGGCAGTCCTAAGCTGGCGCAAGTCGGGGTGACCGCTAAAGAAGCCGTTGAACATCCAGAAAAATATACCATCAGAGAAAAAGATCTTACCAGCTGGTTTACCTATCATCGCGTAAATGAACCGGTAGCGAAAGCTAAACTGATTTTTGAAAACAAACAATTGGTAGGCGCAACCACATTGAGCGGTCACGCAGATGAGCTGATCAATCTGTTGGCGATAGCCATCGATAAAAAAATAAATGCCGCAGAAATCAAACGTTTTATTATGGGCTATCCAACGACTGCTAGTGACTTGTCATACTTATTGTAA
- a CDS encoding ABC transporter ATP-binding protein has translation MTEIIAFKDVQKKFQDKLVIDQLSFTIERGEIFVLVGPSGSGKTTTLKMINGLTVPTDGNVYFKGKRIKDYNLQKMRWEMGYVLQQIALFPTMTVKQNIEVIPEMLGWEKEKRKDNVDRLLKLVNLDPEQYRDRLPRELSGGEQQRIGILRAIAANPEVILMDEPFSALDPISRNSLQELVLRIHKELGTTIVFVTHNMKEALKLGDRIAVMKDGRLIQCDTPEKILAEPKTKFIETFFEETGDNDTSLFTVKHLINTGFYQKEVTDPQAKTVTEETSLGEIYSLLAQHPHVIIEKNHHPFGEITRQDVFAFLSRKENKSNEKI, from the coding sequence ATGACCGAAATCATCGCATTCAAAGATGTACAGAAAAAATTTCAAGATAAATTGGTCATTGATCAGTTGAGTTTCACTATCGAAAGAGGTGAGATATTCGTCCTTGTAGGGCCTTCCGGAAGCGGAAAAACAACAACGCTAAAAATGATCAACGGTCTGACTGTCCCGACAGACGGCAATGTCTATTTTAAGGGCAAGCGGATCAAGGATTACAATCTGCAGAAAATGCGTTGGGAGATGGGCTACGTCCTGCAACAGATCGCATTGTTTCCAACGATGACAGTCAAACAAAATATCGAAGTGATCCCTGAAATGCTGGGTTGGGAGAAAGAAAAACGTAAAGATAACGTTGATCGTTTATTGAAGCTGGTCAATTTAGATCCGGAACAATACCGTGATCGCCTGCCACGTGAGCTTTCTGGAGGGGAGCAGCAGCGGATCGGTATTTTGCGAGCAATCGCCGCCAATCCCGAAGTCATCTTGATGGATGAACCTTTCAGCGCGTTGGACCCGATTTCTCGAAATTCGCTGCAAGAACTGGTTTTACGTATTCATAAGGAGTTGGGAACGACCATCGTTTTCGTGACTCATAATATGAAAGAAGCTCTCAAATTAGGGGATCGGATCGCGGTGATGAAAGATGGCCGCCTGATTCAATGCGATACACCGGAAAAAATCCTCGCAGAACCAAAAACAAAATTTATCGAAACCTTTTTCGAAGAGACAGGCGACAACGACACTTCTCTGTTTACTGTCAAACACTTGATAAATACCGGCTTTTACCAGAAAGAAGTCACTGATCCACAGGCAAAAACCGTGACAGAAGAAACCAGTTTGGGAGAAATCTATTCATTGCTGGCGCAACATCCGCATGTAATCATTGAGAAAAATCATCATCCATTTGGTGAGATAACCAGACAAGATGTTTTTGCTTTTCTAAGTCGAAAGGAGAATAAAAGTAATGAAAAAATTTGA
- a CDS encoding ABC transporter permease/substrate-binding protein, whose product MKDFINLLTERKEELLSATFQHLSISIIALLIAIIIAVPLAIWLSNHKRAAEVVLQITSVLQTIPSLALLGLLIPFVGIGTAPALIALIIYALLPIFQNTYIGLSEIDPSIEEAAVAFGMSRMRRLLKVELPIALPVIISGIRTALVLIIGTATLAALIGAGGLGTFILLGIDRNTPMLTLIGAISSALLAIIFSSLIRLLQNLKPRYTIATLAGFILLIGGISLYQTGALQGTTVTIAGKLGAEPDILISMYKELIEEEDPSVTVELKPNFGKTSFLFSALEHDQIDIYPEFTGTVLESLVKVPEKDQDKTLSSEETYQEAKKLLFEQFQMAFLEPMAYQNTYALAMKKSFAEEHQIETISDLIKIQDQVKAGFTLEFIDRPDGYKGIQKQYQLEFPSVQSMEPALRYQAINNGDINLIDAYSTDSEILEYDLVTLKDDQEMFPHYQGAPLMRQEFADAHPDIVKALNRLAGKITEEQMIQMNYQVNVEKKQPEAVAHDFLVKEGLVKGEEK is encoded by the coding sequence ATGAAGGATTTTATCAATTTACTTACCGAACGAAAAGAAGAGCTGCTTTCAGCCACTTTTCAGCATTTATCTATTTCTATCATTGCGCTTCTGATCGCGATCATTATCGCTGTACCATTAGCAATCTGGCTGTCAAATCATAAGAGAGCAGCCGAGGTGGTTTTGCAGATTACCAGTGTGTTACAAACAATCCCTTCATTGGCGCTTTTGGGATTGCTGATTCCGTTTGTAGGGATCGGCACAGCACCGGCACTGATCGCATTGATCATTTATGCGCTTTTGCCGATTTTTCAAAATACGTATATCGGGCTGTCTGAGATCGATCCCTCGATCGAAGAAGCCGCTGTCGCATTTGGGATGTCTCGGATGCGGCGTTTACTGAAAGTCGAATTGCCGATCGCTTTGCCGGTGATCATCTCAGGTATCAGAACGGCGCTGGTTTTGATCATTGGGACAGCGACATTGGCTGCATTGATCGGTGCCGGCGGTTTAGGGACGTTTATTCTTTTAGGGATCGATCGCAATACACCGATGCTGACTCTGATCGGTGCCATCAGCTCGGCTTTATTGGCGATCATTTTCAGTAGTTTGATCCGACTGTTGCAAAATTTGAAACCCCGCTATACTATCGCTACTTTAGCTGGTTTTATTTTATTGATCGGTGGAATCTCTCTTTATCAAACCGGCGCTTTGCAGGGAACAACGGTGACTATTGCCGGTAAACTAGGCGCCGAACCGGATATTTTGATCAGTATGTATAAAGAATTGATCGAAGAAGAGGACCCTTCTGTGACTGTGGAATTGAAACCGAACTTTGGGAAAACCAGCTTTCTATTCAGCGCGTTGGAGCACGATCAGATCGATATCTATCCTGAATTTACTGGAACAGTACTGGAAAGTCTGGTGAAGGTACCGGAAAAAGATCAAGACAAAACTCTTTCCTCGGAAGAAACCTATCAAGAAGCCAAAAAATTATTGTTCGAGCAGTTTCAAATGGCTTTTCTGGAACCGATGGCTTATCAAAATACGTACGCATTGGCGATGAAAAAAAGTTTTGCGGAAGAACATCAGATCGAGACGATCTCTGATTTGATCAAAATCCAAGATCAGGTCAAAGCGGGCTTTACCTTGGAATTTATTGATCGTCCTGACGGCTACAAAGGAATCCAAAAGCAATATCAATTAGAGTTTCCAAGCGTTCAAAGTATGGAGCCTGCTTTGCGTTATCAAGCCATCAACAATGGGGATATCAACTTGATCGACGCTTATTCTACAGACAGCGAGATTTTAGAGTATGATTTAGTAACGCTAAAAGACGATCAGGAGATGTTCCCGCACTATCAAGGAGCTCCGCTGATGCGGCAGGAATTTGCTGATGCGCACCCAGATATCGTCAAGGCGTTGAACCGGCTTGCTGGAAAGATCACGGAAGAACAAATGATCCAAATGAATTACCAAGTCAACGTAGAAAAGAAACAGCCGGAAGCCGTTGCCCACGACTTTTTAGTCAAAGAAGGGCTTGTGAAGGGGGAAGAGAAATGA
- the clpB gene encoding ATP-dependent chaperone ClpB, whose product MNSEKMTTTLQEAIAEAQQIAITRHHQEIDIAHLWKIFLQPNHFGRNFYADAGLNVEAFEEEIDNALDQIATIEGGNVQYGQSMSQNLFHLLSEADTLRQEFQDDYLSTEIVLLALMRLKNYRLTKYLLTQGITEKELRKTIEDMRGGERVTSQNQEEQYKVLEKYGVDLVQQVRNGKMDPIIGRDEEIRDVIRILTRKTKNNPVLIGEPGVGKTAIVEGLAQRIVRKDVPENLKDKTIFSLDMGSLIAGAKFRGEFEERLKAVLKEVKKSDGRIILFIDEIHNIVGAGKTEGSMDAGNLLKPMLARGELHTIGATTLDEYRQYMEKDKALERRFQKVLVKEPTVEDTISILRGLKERFEIHHGVNIHDNALVAAATLSDRYITDRFLPDKAIDLVDEASANIRVEMNSMPTELDQVTRRLMQLEIEEAALKKESDDASKKRLAILRQELAELREEANAMKMQWETEKEEVNAVSNKRSEIDKAKHELEDAENNYDLERAAVLRHGTIPQLEKELQALEAKNQTDGIKMVQESVTENEIAAVVGRLTGIPVTKLVEGEREKLMKLNETLHKRVIGQDEAVDAVSDAVIRSRAGLQDPNRPLGSFLFLGPTGVGKTELAKALAENLFDSEDHMVRIDMSEYMEKHAVSRLVGAPPGYVGYEEGGQLTEAVRRNPYTIVLLDEIEKAHPDVFNLLLQVLDDGRLTDSKGRIVDFKNTVLIMTSNIGSQLLLDGVTAEGKIPETVAESVMGLLRGHFKPEFLNRIDDTILFTPLSLQDVKGIVEKIIAQLSRRLEDQEIQLEITEDARTWIAENSYEPAYGARPLRRFITREVETPLAKEIVSGRVLPRTKVTISLLNDQLVFENTAITE is encoded by the coding sequence ATGAATAGTGAAAAAATGACAACGACGCTTCAAGAAGCGATCGCTGAAGCACAGCAAATTGCCATTACTCGCCACCATCAAGAAATCGACATTGCTCACTTATGGAAAATTTTCTTGCAGCCAAATCATTTTGGACGCAATTTTTATGCGGATGCCGGTTTGAATGTCGAGGCATTCGAAGAAGAAATCGACAATGCACTGGATCAAATAGCAACCATCGAAGGCGGGAATGTACAATATGGCCAAAGCATGAGCCAAAATCTATTCCACTTGCTTTCAGAAGCTGATACATTGCGGCAGGAATTCCAAGACGATTATCTTTCCACAGAGATCGTTCTTTTAGCTTTGATGCGGTTGAAAAATTATCGTTTGACAAAGTACCTGCTTACTCAAGGTATCACTGAAAAAGAATTACGAAAAACGATCGAAGATATGCGAGGAGGGGAACGCGTGACTTCCCAAAATCAAGAAGAACAATACAAAGTATTAGAAAAATACGGTGTCGATCTTGTCCAACAAGTAAGAAATGGCAAGATGGACCCGATTATTGGACGTGATGAAGAGATTCGCGATGTTATCCGGATCTTGACACGGAAGACGAAAAATAATCCAGTCCTGATCGGTGAACCGGGTGTCGGTAAGACCGCTATCGTAGAAGGGCTGGCGCAACGGATCGTCCGCAAAGACGTACCAGAAAATTTAAAAGACAAAACGATCTTTTCATTAGACATGGGTTCATTGATCGCCGGCGCGAAATTCCGCGGCGAATTTGAAGAACGTTTGAAGGCAGTCTTAAAAGAAGTCAAAAAATCTGACGGGCGGATCATTTTATTTATTGATGAGATCCACAATATCGTTGGTGCCGGTAAAACAGAAGGCAGCATGGACGCGGGCAACTTATTAAAACCAATGTTGGCACGAGGAGAACTCCATACCATCGGTGCCACCACACTGGATGAATATCGTCAATATATGGAAAAAGATAAAGCTCTTGAACGGCGATTCCAAAAGGTCCTAGTAAAAGAACCGACAGTCGAAGATACCATCTCTATCTTGCGGGGATTGAAGGAACGTTTTGAGATCCATCATGGTGTCAATATCCATGATAATGCGTTGGTAGCCGCTGCGACATTATCGGATCGCTATATCACCGACCGCTTTTTGCCGGATAAAGCCATTGACTTGGTGGATGAAGCCAGCGCGAACATTCGTGTAGAAATGAATTCGATGCCGACCGAGCTTGATCAGGTGACGCGTCGTTTGATGCAGTTGGAGATCGAAGAAGCGGCATTGAAAAAAGAATCCGACGACGCATCGAAAAAACGCTTGGCGATCCTGCGGCAGGAATTAGCTGAATTGCGGGAAGAAGCCAACGCAATGAAGATGCAGTGGGAAACGGAAAAAGAAGAAGTCAATGCGGTTTCCAATAAGCGCAGTGAGATCGATAAAGCGAAACACGAATTAGAGGACGCGGAAAATAATTATGATTTGGAACGCGCCGCTGTTTTACGTCACGGTACTATTCCGCAATTAGAAAAAGAATTACAGGCGCTGGAAGCAAAAAATCAAACCGATGGAATAAAAATGGTCCAAGAATCAGTGACTGAAAATGAGATCGCCGCAGTCGTCGGCCGTTTGACAGGTATTCCAGTGACGAAACTGGTAGAAGGCGAACGGGAAAAACTGATGAAACTTAACGAGACTCTTCATAAACGGGTCATCGGTCAAGATGAAGCGGTGGATGCAGTTTCAGATGCGGTCATCCGTTCTCGTGCCGGTCTGCAAGATCCAAATCGTCCGCTAGGCTCATTCTTGTTCTTAGGACCAACTGGTGTTGGTAAGACAGAATTAGCAAAAGCTTTGGCGGAAAATCTCTTTGATTCGGAAGATCACATGGTCCGGATCGACATGAGCGAATACATGGAAAAACATGCGGTGTCTCGTTTGGTTGGTGCCCCTCCAGGTTATGTAGGTTATGAAGAAGGCGGACAATTGACGGAAGCAGTTCGCCGGAATCCATATACCATCGTGCTTTTAGATGAAATCGAAAAAGCTCATCCAGATGTCTTCAATCTATTGTTGCAAGTATTGGATGATGGTCGTTTGACAGATTCCAAAGGACGGATCGTTGATTTTAAAAATACCGTCTTGATCATGACCAGCAATATCGGTTCCCAATTATTATTGGACGGAGTAACGGCAGAAGGCAAGATTCCTGAAACCGTGGCTGAATCGGTGATGGGCTTGCTAAGAGGTCATTTCAAACCGGAATTTCTGAACCGGATCGACGACACGATCTTATTCACACCATTGAGTCTGCAAGATGTCAAAGGTATTGTAGAAAAGATCATTGCACAACTTTCTCGTCGTTTGGAAGATCAAGAAATCCAATTAGAGATCACAGAAGATGCTCGAACATGGATCGCGGAAAACTCTTACGAACCAGCTTATGGTGCTCGACCATTGCGCCGTTTCATCACTCGCGAAGTCGAAACGCCGCTGGCTAAAGAGATCGTCTCTGGAAGAGTCCTGCCACGAACTAAAGTGACCATCAGCCTGCTGAATGATCAATTGGTATTTGAAAATACAGCGATCACAGAATAA